The genome window ACCCGATCGCCAAATCGCTCCCGAATCGCTTCACGAGTTGGCTGTCCGCCCTGATCTTCGATCGCATCGTGCAGCAAGGCAGCAATCGCCTCATCCTCACTGCCGCCCGCCTCCAGCACTAGCGCTGCCACACTCAGGAGATGAGAGATATAAGGAACGCCGCCTAACTTTCGACGTTGATTGGCGTGTATGCGTGTTGCATAGACCAATGCATCTTCAAAGCGTGCCGTTAATTGTGCCGTATTCATCATCTAAATCTGTGGATAGTACAGTTGAAATTCCGCTTGCACCTCACGCGCGATCGCCTGCCGCAGCGCCCAAGGGAACAACACCTCTCCATTTGGTCGCCAAGCTCGCAAACGGTGTCCCACATTCGTATCTCCAACACGATAGTGCACTTGGTAGTAGGCATCGTCAGGTGATCGACTGTGCAAAACCTGCAAGAGCGCGTTGCGCTGAGTCAGATCTGAGCATTGCCGCTGAATCAACCCTTCAGCAGCATGATATGTAATTTCTTGGAACGTATCGTGTCGAAATGTTCCTTGGATATAGCGATCGTGAAAGTCTCGGTTAAAGCGAATTAAAATTGGCTGAGCCGGCAGATAGAAATCAAATCCCCAAGCTTTTGCCATTTCAGTTTCAATATAGTCTGGGGTTGGAAGGCTCCTTTTCTGATAGTGATGCAGAAGTGTCTGAGGAATGTGAGGATTTGTCCACTGAAGCGGCGAGAGATCCTGAATGCGATCAAGCCTGTAGTTATACCAATCGCCCTGACGATTCGGAGTTTGACCAAACGCACATAAATAAATCGCGCGTTGAGCGTAGTACAGACACACAGGATACACAATACACTGCATCGATTTTTCCGCTCTCGCACTCGCGTACTTCAGTTGAACTGGTGGCACTAAGTCCGACTTCCAAATCTCGCACAGCATATCCTGCCAATCATCCACTTGGTCAATCACGTCTTGCGAAAGAATGTAATCAACGTGTAGAAAAAAGCGTTGCGTTCCGTTGATCTGCTGCGAGAAGGTTTGAGCCAGTGTTGCAACATCGGGTGCAAGAAAATTCAGGGAATGAGGCTGAAATTTAGCCTGATCGGAGTCTACAGCTTGCAGACCTGGGCAAATGGGTACCTGAGATACACGCACATAACTCTGACTGTGCTGCTCAAGCCATCCCAATTCGGTTAGAACCTTTAAATCTGCCTGCAACGATCGACGGGTCATGGCAAACAGCGGGGTCTGTAACAGCGCTTCTAATTCTGGTTGGGACACCGCACAGTGCTGCCGGAATGCTTGTCTCCACTGTGGTTCCGATATCTCATCCTGGGTCTCAAACAACCAGGCTCTCGCCGTCTTTGCACAAGCACACTCATGATCATGCAAGCCTGGTTTTTCTTCTCCTTTCGGATGTGTTGGACTAAAAAACGCACTCCGCCACTGGGCAAACGTAAAGCGATCTTCCAGTGCATCTACTCGATCAACATGATAAATAAAGCGAATCAGCACCCAAAGCCGCAGCGATCGCAGCAGGTTTTGTTTGAGCGATCCTCTTGCGAGCCACTGCAATAGCTCGATCGAGGGAGGAAGCGCGTGTAATTCAGCAGCGTGAATACCTCCAGCTTGTTCAGACATACTAAAACCCCCAGAGAACTCCTCATTATCGTCTAGCCTGGAAATAGCCTCTTCCAAATGTCTGCTAGAGTACCCTCATCTTCACCAGCGACAGACTATGAGTGCAATTCAGCTTGAGGTTACATCTCGACAGACTCAGCAGGGACAACCCTACCAGCACTTGCAGATTCAGATCACCACTGCCGATGGCATCATTAATCCTCAAGATATGAAAGCACTCAAACTGCCGAAAACGATGCAGTTTCATCAGGGTGTGGTGATTGAGGGCAAAGCTCCCCTGTGGCTCTACGGCTATTTAGTGCATGAATGCCATCCGGCTCCTTGGGTCGGCTGCTATGATCCGCGGCTCGGTGCGATCATTGTCGCAACTCATAGCCATGCCGTAGCAGCGGGTCAAATTCTGGAGATTGATCTTCCCATTCCCAGCTAACAGGCGGCTGAATTGAAGCAAATCAATTGATCGTGTGAACTTTGTAATCTTGAGCATGAATCCTGAACCCCTTCCCCAATCAGAAGTTTCTTTCCAGGTTGTCTCTCTTACAACTCCTGAACAAGAGTGCCAGACGCTAGCCATTGACCTGCTCAAACCCAAAAGCTTAATTGGCACCGATGAGTTACAGCGGCTCCAACTTCCGGCAGAACTCGATCGACAGCGAGAAGTTGTCCTTTATGGTCGGGCTCCAAACTGGCTGTTGTGCCACCTGAGCGACCAACTTCGAGAGGTTCCTTGGCTAGGATACTACGACCTGCGGACTCAGGTGATCGTGGTTGTGCATAGCCGAGTGGATTTTCCCCAAGTCGGGGATGTCATTCCTGTGATTTTCAAGACAGTTCCTGGCTGCTCAATTCTGATTGGTGGCCCTCCGAATAGTGGCAAGAGTGTTTTCTCAAATGCGCTTCGGGTCGGCCTGATGCAAAAGCGATCGCGCATGAAGAGCTACTTACATCGCGCCAACTGGGATGGCGAAGGCAACCATACTTACGAAACCCCTAATCCTGCTTTAGCCGAGCAGATCCGTAAACAGAACAATCGCAAGTTACATAAACACTTATCCGATGAATTGCTGGAAAAATACCTGAAAGACCGCGCCGGAGAGATTGAGAGAATTCGAACCGTTACGGATTTAGTTTTGATCGACGTGGGCGGAGTTCCTGATTCTAAGAAAGCTCCCATTGTGGAGCAATGTACTTATTCCATCATCATCAGCAACGATCCAGACAAAGTCCAGTCTTGGCGTGAGCTATTTCAACCGAGGCTAAAACCCCTTGCTGTGATTCATAGCGTCCTTGAAGAGAGGGTAGAAGTTTTACAAACCGACCCTTATTTAGAGATGATCGCTGGCCCTTGGTTGCGCGATCGGGTTTATACGGTTCCAGACATTTTGTTAGACAAAGTGTTGCAGGCCATAGACAGCAGATTACATTTAGGCTGAGATCCCGTAAGCTTTTTTCACATCGTGTTAGAAATCTAAACACAATTGTTTCAAGTTGTCTAATTGTTCGGACGCCTGCAAGATTGTGAGTAATATTCGGCAGGAAAACGCTGAATTGGGAGTATCGTAAGAGACCAAGTCGAGACCTTGATCGACAACATAAGTGCATAGAACAAGTCGTCTTCTATCCAGGAATGTTTAGCTGATAATCTATGAGCGCTGCTGCAAATTGCTTAGCAATTTATCAAACTGATCGCCTGTTTTTGCTGATGGGCGAAAATCCACTCCCCAACTACGTAGCAGCATTGTCTCTACTCAAACCGGATGGAATCCCCTACTTAATTCACACAGCCTACACTCAAGTTCAGGCGGAGCGTTTTGCTGCAATTTTAAACAAGCTGTCCGGTTTGAAATCTGCTCGGTTGGTTAATCTGGGCCATGCTCAAGGCGATGCTTACGCAATCCACCAAGTGATTAGTGCGATCGCGCGGGATTTGACAGGTTCAGTCGGAATGAACTACACCGGGGGCACAAAAGCTATGTCTGTTCATGCCTATCGGGTGTTAGAGCAGCTCCATCCTGAAGCGATTTTTAGCTACCTGGATTCGAATACGCTAGAAATGATCATTGACCAAGATCAACAGCCAAGTGTTCGATTTAAGGTTAGACCCCAGCTATCTCTAGAGCATCTCTTCCAGCTTCATGGTTTATCATGGCAAAGTCACCAGCCTCCAGTTTCGAAACCAATTCAAGCCGTTGCAGCAACTAGGCTTGCTCAACTTCACCAATCAGAGATCAACATGAAACTATGGCGGAGTTGGTGCAATCATGCTTTGCGCCAAGAGGGCAAGAATGAATACGGTCGCTGGAAGCCAGAAGAAGAGCTTGCACAGCTACCGTCCCGCACCCTCTCGAACCTGAGTACACCTTTCAAAAGTCTTCTACAGCAATACTTTGAAGCCGATTCTAATCACCTCAGGCTGCAAACTGCTGGGAAGCAGGGATTTAATAGCATTACGCAACTGTGCGAGTGGCTCGATGGAACTTGGCTAGAGCATTACACACTCTTTCAGATTCAAAAAATCAGTGCTCAATGCAACATTCATGAAAGCGGTCTATCATTTCGGATTCAAGATTCAGCCCGCCCCAATGGCTGGGACAAATTTGAATTTGATGTCGCGTTCATGCGACATTACCAACTTTTTGCGATCTCTTGTACGACTACAGGAAAGCGCTCCCTTTGTAAACAAAAGCTAATCGAGGCGAACTTGAGAGCAAGACAACTGGGTGGAGCAGAAGCACGTGTTGCATTGGTTTGTTGTCATCAGTATCCCGATTCTTTGCGATCTGAGCTGGAGGTAGCAACCCGGAATCGCAAGATCGCGGTATTTGGGCGATCGGATTTACCAGATTTAGGACAAAAAATTGTGAATTGGGTGAAGCAAAATGGTTAATCAAGATTTAACTGAGAGCCTTACAGACCTATCGATTGGAATTGCTTGGTGTCTTGCTTGGGGTGATCAGCGTGAACCTCAATTTGATATCACGGTTTTACGGGAGATGAGGCAAGCCTTGAAAGATAAAAGGCACAATGATATCCCTCGAGAT of Cyanobacteria bacterium FACHB-DQ100 contains these proteins:
- a CDS encoding CRISPR-associated protein Csx3, whose product is MNPEPLPQSEVSFQVVSLTTPEQECQTLAIDLLKPKSLIGTDELQRLQLPAELDRQREVVLYGRAPNWLLCHLSDQLREVPWLGYYDLRTQVIVVVHSRVDFPQVGDVIPVIFKTVPGCSILIGGPPNSGKSVFSNALRVGLMQKRSRMKSYLHRANWDGEGNHTYETPNPALAEQIRKQNNRKLHKHLSDELLEKYLKDRAGEIERIRTVTDLVLIDVGGVPDSKKAPIVEQCTYSIIISNDPDKVQSWRELFQPRLKPLAVIHSVLEERVEVLQTDPYLEMIAGPWLRDRVYTVPDILLDKVLQAIDSRLHLG
- a CDS encoding DUF1887 family protein, whose amino-acid sequence is MSAAANCLAIYQTDRLFLLMGENPLPNYVAALSLLKPDGIPYLIHTAYTQVQAERFAAILNKLSGLKSARLVNLGHAQGDAYAIHQVISAIARDLTGSVGMNYTGGTKAMSVHAYRVLEQLHPEAIFSYLDSNTLEMIIDQDQQPSVRFKVRPQLSLEHLFQLHGLSWQSHQPPVSKPIQAVAATRLAQLHQSEINMKLWRSWCNHALRQEGKNEYGRWKPEEELAQLPSRTLSNLSTPFKSLLQQYFEADSNHLRLQTAGKQGFNSITQLCEWLDGTWLEHYTLFQIQKISAQCNIHESGLSFRIQDSARPNGWDKFEFDVAFMRHYQLFAISCTTTGKRSLCKQKLIEANLRARQLGGAEARVALVCCHQYPDSLRSELEVATRNRKIAVFGRSDLPDLGQKIVNWVKQNG
- a CDS encoding TIGR03985 family CRISPR-associated protein, whose product is MSEQAGGIHAAELHALPPSIELLQWLARGSLKQNLLRSLRLWVLIRFIYHVDRVDALEDRFTFAQWRSAFFSPTHPKGEEKPGLHDHECACAKTARAWLFETQDEISEPQWRQAFRQHCAVSQPELEALLQTPLFAMTRRSLQADLKVLTELGWLEQHSQSYVRVSQVPICPGLQAVDSDQAKFQPHSLNFLAPDVATLAQTFSQQINGTQRFFLHVDYILSQDVIDQVDDWQDMLCEIWKSDLVPPVQLKYASARAEKSMQCIVYPVCLYYAQRAIYLCAFGQTPNRQGDWYNYRLDRIQDLSPLQWTNPHIPQTLLHHYQKRSLPTPDYIETEMAKAWGFDFYLPAQPILIRFNRDFHDRYIQGTFRHDTFQEITYHAAEGLIQRQCSDLTQRNALLQVLHSRSPDDAYYQVHYRVGDTNVGHRLRAWRPNGEVLFPWALRQAIAREVQAEFQLYYPQI
- the csx3 gene encoding CRISPR-associated protein Csx3: MSAIQLEVTSRQTQQGQPYQHLQIQITTADGIINPQDMKALKLPKTMQFHQGVVIEGKAPLWLYGYLVHECHPAPWVGCYDPRLGAIIVATHSHAVAAGQILEIDLPIPS